In a genomic window of Methylobacter sp. YRD-M1:
- a CDS encoding IS630 family transposase yields MPRKAIEILLTDEQKARLEKITRSHSAERRLVERAGIILACAAGKQNQEIAADYGTSVVRVSKWRRRFAEHGFSGLEDEQRPGQPTIYGQAFRDQLLAKLETQPPAGLARWDCQTLAEDLGASKHAVWRALKKEGIHLHRARSWCVSTDPEFTEKSAAIIGLYLNPPLNALVLSVDEKPSIQALERKTGYIETRDHQTVRAYQSTYQRHGTLNLFAALNVATGHIQAQTTQTKTREDFLQFMDQVLQEVSEDKEVHVILDNYCTHKKNDEWLKKYEGRVQFHFTPTSASWLNQIEIWFGILSRKTLKEASFSSAEELKNAIEAFIVRHNQKAQPFKWRRREVKGSQIKNTITNLRN; encoded by the coding sequence ATGCCTAGAAAAGCCATAGAAATCCTATTAACAGACGAACAAAAAGCCCGGTTGGAGAAAATCACGCGCAGCCATAGCGCCGAGCGTAGATTGGTTGAACGAGCCGGTATTATTTTAGCTTGCGCTGCCGGCAAACAGAATCAAGAGATTGCCGCCGATTATGGGACGTCTGTTGTCCGGGTCAGCAAATGGCGCAGGCGCTTTGCCGAGCATGGTTTTTCAGGGCTTGAAGATGAACAGCGGCCCGGCCAGCCGACGATTTATGGTCAAGCGTTCAGAGACCAGCTGTTGGCCAAACTGGAAACCCAGCCGCCAGCAGGCTTGGCCCGCTGGGACTGTCAAACCTTGGCCGAGGACTTAGGCGCCAGTAAGCATGCAGTTTGGCGGGCCTTAAAAAAAGAGGGCATTCACTTGCATAGAGCCCGGAGCTGGTGCGTCAGCACCGATCCTGAGTTTACCGAAAAATCGGCGGCTATCATTGGTCTGTATTTGAACCCGCCCTTGAATGCTTTGGTGTTAAGTGTCGATGAGAAACCCAGCATCCAGGCTCTGGAGCGGAAAACGGGTTATATTGAAACGCGGGATCACCAGACGGTTCGTGCCTACCAAAGCACTTACCAGCGTCACGGCACGTTAAATCTGTTTGCCGCCTTAAATGTGGCAACAGGTCATATTCAAGCGCAAACTACACAGACGAAAACGCGGGAAGACTTTCTGCAGTTTATGGACCAAGTACTGCAGGAGGTGTCTGAAGATAAAGAAGTGCACGTGATCCTGGATAATTACTGCACCCACAAGAAAAACGATGAATGGTTAAAAAAGTATGAGGGGCGTGTGCAGTTTCACTTTACGCCGACCTCGGCCAGTTGGCTGAATCAAATCGAAATCTGGTTTGGTATTTTGTCGCGTAAGACTTTGAAAGAAGCCAGTTTCAGTAGCGCTGAAGAATTAAAAAATGCGATTGAGGCTTTTATTGTTCGACATAACCAAAAGGCTCAACCATTCAAATGGCGCCGTCGTGAGGTGAAAGGCAGCCAAATCAAAAATACAATAACTAATTTACGCAATTAA
- a CDS encoding porin, producing the protein MQKHPALHAVNMVFGCIAASIVMVKDVQAQGLGVSDAINNSDLSRQLHLIVDGWANFGFSYNPLTPSDRYNGPVTFNDRDREVQLNQLYLLIERHADKTAGQWDVGGRIDFLFGSDAQFAQAQGAPNGHWDMQLTGNRFYNIALPQAYAELYVPWGNGVTAKIGHFYTIIGNELVTAPDNFFYSHSYTMQYGEPFTHTGILFDYPLFAAGSGALSGWTINTKLGAVTGGTTGGWDAAFDHGLGAWRFLGGVSLNSPEGDTSFDVTASSGPTAEQNPANWSLYSLVLKHQFAAAVQYTVQFDYGQVESQAAQPAAEWMGLVNSLTYAIDPELTAGVRLEWFRDDDNFRILSPAREGLAVNQASSYYAATAGFRWQPNGWLTLRPNARYDWSDGSRSFDGGNSGSQWLVSLDCTLRF; encoded by the coding sequence ATGCAAAAACATCCAGCACTTCACGCGGTAAATATGGTATTCGGCTGCATCGCCGCCAGTATCGTTATGGTCAAGGATGTACAGGCGCAGGGATTGGGGGTATCCGATGCCATCAACAACAGCGATTTAAGCCGCCAGTTGCATCTGATTGTCGACGGCTGGGCTAATTTCGGATTTTCCTACAATCCCCTCACGCCAAGCGATCGTTACAACGGCCCGGTGACCTTTAACGACCGGGACAGGGAGGTGCAGCTAAATCAGTTGTACCTGCTCATTGAACGACACGCCGATAAAACCGCCGGGCAATGGGATGTTGGTGGGCGCATCGATTTTTTGTTCGGCAGCGACGCACAATTTGCACAGGCGCAAGGCGCCCCGAATGGGCACTGGGATATGCAACTGACCGGCAACCGCTTTTACAACATTGCCTTACCGCAGGCTTATGCTGAACTTTATGTGCCATGGGGCAATGGCGTCACTGCAAAGATAGGGCATTTTTATACTATCATCGGCAACGAATTGGTGACGGCGCCAGACAATTTCTTTTACTCGCATTCCTACACAATGCAATACGGCGAACCGTTTACCCATACCGGCATCTTGTTTGATTACCCGTTATTCGCCGCTGGATCAGGCGCACTGTCCGGCTGGACAATCAACACCAAGCTGGGCGCGGTTACCGGAGGCACAACCGGCGGTTGGGATGCAGCCTTCGACCACGGGCTGGGCGCGTGGCGCTTCCTCGGCGGGGTATCGCTCAATTCGCCGGAAGGCGACACTTCGTTCGATGTCACAGCCAGCAGCGGACCGACAGCGGAGCAAAATCCGGCCAATTGGAGTCTGTATAGCCTGGTTTTGAAACATCAGTTCGCAGCAGCAGTGCAATATACTGTACAGTTCGACTATGGCCAAGTGGAAAGCCAGGCAGCGCAACCGGCCGCGGAATGGATGGGGCTGGTCAACAGTCTGACCTATGCCATCGACCCCGAGCTTACCGCCGGAGTGCGTCTCGAATGGTTCCGCGATGATGACAACTTCCGGATCCTGTCCCCGGCCAGAGAAGGGCTTGCCGTCAACCAGGCAAGCAGCTACTATGCCGCGACCGCCGGCTTTAGATGGCAGCCCAACGGCTGGCTGACGCTCCGTCCCAATGCGCGCTACGATTGGAGCGATGGTTCACGATCATTTGATGGCGGCAATAGCGGCTCGCAATGGCTAGTATCACTTGATTGCACCTTACGATTCTAG
- a CDS encoding amino acid adenylation domain-containing protein: MKSRPQASAAQAGNAINIGGDLLVSGRLKDLVIVRGRNYYPQDIECAAELAADCLTPGCSAAFDVEGDDGEKLVLLAELKRSHLGQPDYKAAFAAIRRCLADECGIQADTIMLLKPGTILRTASGKTRRAACREAFVNQWLDAAAVDELNQTAPSADPVAGKEKNPSLPEQVFLRRALLLASQDDAVQLLAQYLIARVAVLSGRVPDQTAIPGTETSILSLGIDSLQATELKYFIDEFLGIDLPVVSLLEDRPISAIAEQALSLAKWQHSPRAEPSDPQAAAMPLSLGQRAIWTDCRTEPDSAVYNIPIALRIRSAIDSVALDSALRDLIERHGQLHAGFRLGDAMMPVQMRVQLPESLLERVVCRTGQEREQRISAAVWRPFDLERGPLLRAMLLSTAGDDHVLLFCAHHIAADFRSMTILLDELKQLYAARSAGLRADLPFPAADYSAYVDWQKAYLHSEQAGQDLDYWRRQLGGEMPKPALSADRPRRSETACRGGAETLTIDPQTAQQLKQLAGRQGVTLYMLLLALFKVLLYRYSGQPDIIVGSSTLGRPKREFAGLAGCFANPVALRSQPAGDKTFTGYLTEVRRMVLDALAHQGYPFPLLVEHMQPERRTGLSPFYRAWFVLQGGPAALGLNGTELEWPGLAVQTQALTEQIALFDLTLMMAETGEGMSASFQYNLALFEPATIRRMADHFQCLLYGILADPAMRLAELPLLTPVERSRQLVDWNETRAEYPRRACIHELFEAQVKKTPQATAAVFQGQSLSYEMLNAEANRLAHYLRSRGIGPEMRVGICLEESPELLIGLLAVLKAGAAYVPIDPGYPKERQLYLLKDADIGFLLTRSGLADVIAYGDTEIICLDRRDSYYHNYKVQNPVPAAVAANTAYVIYTSGSTGKPKGVMVSHRNVVHSTWARLRYYEEPVGCYLLLSSFAFDSAVAGIFWTLSQGGCLCLPDDSQSKDPLSLGELVERHQVKHLLALPSLYAAMLAHIPAVRLASLKTVIVAGEACPDKVVRRHAASLPEVLLFNEYGPTEATVWSSVYAIWGQESDVAIGKPIDNVRIYILDRHLQPVPVGVIGELYIGGEGIAPGYLKQPGLTAEKFIPDPFGEPGGRLYKTGDLGRYRPDGHIQFCGRIDHQAKLRGYRIELGEIETRLLQHPGIREAVVMIREDQPGNQRLVAYMAAGQDEQSDPAAVKWWLRESLPEYMVPSAFVCLDALPLNANGKLDRNALPAPRDDVEEAAACIWREVVGVERTGYSRRFFQAGQAFADGDRVDHTIDKARLELGDARGI; this comes from the coding sequence ATGAAAAGCCGGCCGCAAGCCAGTGCCGCACAGGCCGGCAACGCCATTAATATCGGCGGCGATCTGCTCGTGTCGGGCCGCCTGAAAGACCTTGTCATCGTGCGCGGCCGCAACTACTATCCGCAGGATATCGAATGCGCCGCGGAACTCGCCGCCGACTGCCTCACTCCCGGCTGCTCGGCCGCATTCGACGTGGAAGGTGATGACGGAGAAAAACTGGTGCTGCTGGCGGAGCTGAAGCGCAGCCATCTCGGACAACCCGACTACAAGGCCGCATTTGCCGCTATACGCCGCTGCCTGGCCGATGAATGCGGCATCCAGGCGGACACGATCATGCTGCTCAAGCCGGGGACAATATTAAGAACGGCCAGCGGCAAAACCCGCCGCGCCGCCTGCCGGGAAGCGTTTGTAAACCAGTGGCTCGATGCCGCGGCGGTCGACGAACTTAATCAGACCGCACCGTCAGCCGATCCTGTTGCGGGCAAAGAGAAAAATCCATCGCTGCCCGAGCAGGTTTTCCTGCGCCGGGCCCTGCTGCTGGCGTCACAGGATGATGCCGTCCAGTTGCTGGCGCAGTATCTGATCGCCAGGGTTGCCGTATTGTCCGGCCGGGTGCCGGATCAAACGGCCATTCCCGGTACGGAAACATCTATCTTGAGTCTGGGTATCGACTCGTTGCAAGCGACGGAATTGAAATATTTCATCGATGAGTTTCTGGGTATCGATCTGCCGGTCGTCTCGCTGCTCGAAGACCGACCCATCTCGGCCATCGCGGAGCAGGCCCTGAGCCTGGCAAAATGGCAGCATAGCCCGAGGGCTGAGCCGTCAGATCCGCAAGCGGCGGCAATGCCGCTGTCGCTGGGGCAGCGGGCCATCTGGACTGACTGCCGCACGGAACCGGACAGCGCCGTTTACAATATACCGATTGCCCTGCGCATCCGTTCGGCAATCGACAGCGTCGCGCTGGACAGCGCTCTGCGCGACTTAATTGAACGGCACGGACAATTGCATGCCGGCTTCAGGCTGGGAGACGCAATGATGCCCGTGCAAATGCGCGTGCAGCTGCCGGAATCGCTGCTTGAGCGTGTGGTTTGCCGGACCGGGCAGGAGCGGGAGCAGAGGATCAGCGCCGCCGTATGGCGGCCGTTCGATCTGGAGCGAGGGCCATTGCTGCGGGCCATGCTGCTCAGCACGGCCGGAGACGATCATGTCCTGCTGTTCTGCGCGCACCATATCGCGGCCGATTTCCGTTCCATGACGATCCTGCTGGACGAACTGAAGCAGCTCTATGCGGCGCGTTCGGCCGGACTGCGTGCCGATCTGCCGTTTCCGGCGGCCGACTATAGCGCTTATGTCGACTGGCAGAAAGCCTATCTGCACAGCGAACAGGCCGGACAGGACCTGGATTATTGGCGGCGCCAGCTAGGCGGTGAAATGCCGAAGCCGGCCTTGTCGGCAGACCGGCCGCGCAGATCGGAAACAGCCTGCCGCGGCGGCGCCGAAACGCTGACGATAGATCCGCAGACGGCGCAACAACTGAAGCAACTGGCGGGCAGACAGGGCGTGACGCTGTATATGCTGCTGCTGGCGCTGTTTAAAGTGCTGCTGTACCGCTACAGCGGCCAGCCGGATATCATCGTCGGCTCTTCGACATTGGGCCGGCCTAAACGTGAATTCGCAGGTTTGGCCGGTTGTTTTGCCAATCCCGTCGCCCTGCGCTCGCAGCCTGCCGGCGACAAGACGTTTACCGGTTATCTGACCGAAGTCAGGCGAATGGTGCTGGACGCGTTGGCGCATCAGGGCTATCCGTTCCCGTTGCTGGTCGAGCACATGCAGCCGGAGCGCAGGACCGGGCTGTCGCCGTTCTACCGCGCCTGGTTCGTGCTGCAGGGCGGCCCGGCGGCGCTGGGACTGAACGGTACGGAGCTGGAGTGGCCTGGGCTGGCCGTGCAAACGCAGGCTTTGACGGAGCAGATCGCCCTGTTCGACCTGACGCTGATGATGGCCGAGACCGGCGAAGGCATGTCGGCCTCCTTCCAGTACAACCTGGCGTTGTTTGAGCCGGCGACCATACGGCGGATGGCGGATCATTTTCAGTGCTTGCTGTATGGCATATTGGCCGATCCGGCCATGCGCCTTGCCGAACTGCCGCTGCTGACCCCGGTCGAGCGCAGCCGGCAGCTGGTCGATTGGAACGAGACTCGCGCCGAGTATCCGCGCCGTGCCTGCATCCATGAGCTGTTTGAAGCGCAGGTGAAAAAAACGCCGCAGGCTACCGCGGCGGTATTTCAGGGGCAGAGCCTGAGCTATGAGATGCTTAACGCCGAAGCCAACCGGCTGGCGCATTACCTGCGCTCGCGCGGCATCGGCCCCGAAATGCGCGTGGGCATCTGCCTGGAAGAATCCCCGGAGTTGCTGATCGGCCTGCTGGCCGTCCTGAAGGCAGGCGCGGCTTACGTGCCGATCGATCCGGGCTATCCGAAAGAGCGGCAACTCTATCTGCTGAAAGATGCCGACATCGGGTTCCTGCTGACGCGCTCCGGCCTGGCGGACGTGATTGCGTATGGCGATACCGAGATCATCTGCCTCGATCGCCGGGACTCGTATTACCACAATTATAAGGTGCAGAACCCGGTGCCGGCCGCTGTTGCGGCCAATACCGCCTATGTGATTTATACCTCCGGGTCGACCGGCAAGCCCAAGGGCGTCATGGTCTCGCACCGCAATGTTGTGCACTCGACCTGGGCCCGGTTGCGCTATTACGAGGAGCCGGTCGGCTGCTATCTGCTGCTGTCCTCGTTCGCGTTCGACAGCGCCGTGGCGGGGATATTCTGGACTCTGAGCCAGGGCGGATGCCTGTGTCTGCCTGATGACAGCCAGTCGAAAGATCCGCTCAGCCTGGGGGAGCTGGTCGAGCGCCATCAGGTTAAGCATCTGCTGGCGCTGCCGTCCCTTTATGCCGCCATGCTGGCGCATATTCCGGCGGTCAGGCTGGCTTCGCTGAAAACCGTCATCGTGGCCGGCGAGGCCTGCCCGGACAAGGTCGTCAGACGGCATGCCGCCAGTCTGCCGGAAGTCCTGCTCTTCAATGAATACGGCCCCACCGAGGCGACCGTCTGGAGCAGCGTCTATGCGATCTGGGGACAGGAGAGCGATGTCGCCATCGGCAAACCCATCGACAACGTGCGCATTTATATTCTGGACCGGCACCTTCAGCCCGTGCCGGTGGGCGTAATCGGAGAGCTTTACATCGGCGGCGAAGGCATCGCGCCGGGCTATCTGAAGCAGCCCGGCCTGACCGCCGAAAAATTCATCCCCGATCCGTTCGGCGAGCCGGGCGGCCGGCTGTACAAGACCGGCGATCTTGGCCGCTACCGGCCTGACGGGCACATCCAATTCTGCGGACGCATCGACCATCAGGCCAAGCTGCGCGGGTACCGGATCGAATTGGGCGAAATCGAAACACGCCTGTTGCAGCATCCCGGCATCAGGGAAGCGGTCGTGATGATTCGCGAAGACCAGCCTGGCAATCAGCGGCTCGTGGCCTACATGGCTGCGGGGCAGGACGAGCAGTCCGATCCCGCCGCCGTCAAGTGGTGGCTCAGGGAGAGCCTGCCTGAGTATATGGTGCCGAGCGCATTCGTATGCCTTGACGCGCTGCCCCTGAATGCCAATGGCAAGCTCGACCGGAATGCCCTGCCGGCTCCCCGGGACGATGTCGAGGAAGCCGCCGCCTGCATCTGGCGCGAGGTAGTGGGTGTCGAACGGACCGGCTATTCACGGCGATTTTTTCAAGCTGGGCAGGCATTCGCTGACGGCGATCGTGTTGACCACACGATTGATAAAGCAAGGCTTGAGCTCGGAGACGCGCGTGGTATTTAA
- a CDS encoding 4'-phosphopantetheinyl transferase family protein: MDGKNIDLWLESLAAAEDAYQRYWTLLDEEERAKALRFVQEQHRVRYVISHGKVRTILARYIDRPPEVIRFAQEAAGKPYLVVDGSPHEVKFNLSHSGDTMMLAVSRHDPVGVDIEEWNHRLDFAAIARECFAESELAFWQALPEQEKIDTFFRLWTRKESFVKSVGAGLSLDVSQVVTSVDGTCQFMSLPACYGPAGQWQLVDLDLGTGISGALTVRAGCMERLCFRGLNTPFPAFVQS; encoded by the coding sequence TTGGACGGTAAAAACATTGATCTATGGCTGGAATCATTAGCCGCTGCCGAGGATGCCTATCAACGATACTGGACGCTGCTGGATGAAGAAGAGCGGGCCAAAGCCCTGCGCTTTGTCCAGGAACAGCACCGCGTCCGGTACGTTATCAGCCACGGTAAAGTCAGGACGATACTGGCGCGCTATATAGACAGGCCGCCTGAAGTTATCCGCTTTGCGCAGGAGGCGGCGGGCAAGCCCTATCTGGTTGTCGACGGCAGCCCGCACGAGGTCAAATTCAATCTGTCGCATTCAGGCGATACCATGATGCTGGCGGTTAGCCGTCATGACCCTGTCGGGGTGGACATCGAGGAATGGAACCACAGACTCGATTTTGCCGCCATCGCCAGAGAATGTTTTGCCGAATCCGAGCTGGCGTTCTGGCAGGCATTGCCGGAGCAGGAAAAAATCGACACGTTTTTCCGCCTCTGGACCCGCAAGGAGAGTTTTGTAAAGTCAGTTGGCGCCGGCCTTTCGCTGGATGTTTCGCAGGTCGTGACTTCGGTGGACGGGACTTGCCAATTCATGTCTCTGCCCGCCTGCTATGGCCCAGCCGGACAATGGCAGCTCGTGGATCTGGATTTGGGAACGGGCATCAGCGGCGCCTTGACGGTCAGGGCCGGCTGTATGGAGCGGCTTTGTTTCAGGGGGCTGAATACCCCATTTCCTGCGTTCGTGCAGTCATAA
- a CDS encoding non-ribosomal peptide synthetase — translation MNVLEVLAYLQERDIVVSANDAELIVQAPQGAINEEIMALLQQYKWELLLLLQDNQDDQSASETDAQTEKPAIITPDMLTLVSLTQDEIDLIVGSVPQGAANIKDIYPLAPLQQGMLFHHLLETQGDTYLTRSVILFDDRLGLDDFLDALQTVVDRHDILRTSVRWAGLPKPVQVVYNQAPLPVTELTLTADADIQQQLLSHTDPRRLRLDLQRAPLLAAYVAADPHSAAWWLVMLNHRMTCNNCTLQLIMAEVRLLLRGQGDSLPEPAPYRNFIAQLQTTSLVGHEIFFRQQLGDIDEPTAPFGLLDTKADSGQISEAVLALSDDLARRIRDSARQHGVSAAALFHAAWAQVLARCSGRDDVVFGTVLSDRLQGSAGADRGIGMFINTLPVRVPLAGASVRQLVKYTHQCLNELLLHKQAPLSLALRCSALPPSVPLFTALFNYRRHAIIAAARDKSALPGWDGMRVISSVERTHYPFAVSVDDWGQGFTVTAQCAHGIGPARINDYFHTAIAGLVEALAQTPWRLAVDFDILPAAERRQLLVDFNATAAIYPRHKCLHQLFEEQVEKTPDAVAVAFEEQALSYAELNVRANQLAHYLRSRNVGPETPIGLCVAPGPEMMVGLLGILKAGGAYVLIDSQYPEECAYMLDDACIALLLTQARLAAALPNYTQAIVYLDSGWPAVAQYPADNPSPCNHPLDLAYIIYTSGSTGKSKGVMVSHRNAVHSTTARFAAYQEPVRAYLLLSLFDSAVAGIFWTLGQGGCLCLPGEYSGKDPAALAALIERHKISHLLALPSFYALLLNQARAQLHSLKTAIVAGEICSTEVVRRHYAVLPHVALYNEYGPTEGSVWSSVHLADPDDLDRPLPIGRPINNVWLYILDKIGQPVPLGAAGELHIGGEGVVRGYLNHPELTAEKFVPDPFRSDGGRLYKTGDLARYRPDGCIEFLGRIDNEAQIHGFRIELGEIEAKLIAQPDVDEAVVLVCEDQPGNRRLIAYVTARGNEALTEDLLRKAIGESLPHYMQPSAYVFLESLPLNANGKIDRKALLPPENYITAMDKHDDSLSDSIELALAAIWMEILDTKVVGGNQSFFELGGHSMLAIQVISRIQEQFGIKLAIDDIFHKTTIRELAELIVQMQIEQLTVTDISALLGDMQQLVSESDNEGFDCVDYTGQSEQLTEADASALLAEIERLTHEEVGLMLKL, via the coding sequence ATGAATGTGCTAGAAGTGCTTGCCTACCTGCAGGAAAGAGATATTGTCGTCAGCGCGAATGATGCCGAATTAATCGTGCAAGCACCGCAAGGCGCCATCAATGAAGAAATAATGGCGCTCCTGCAGCAGTATAAATGGGAGCTGCTGCTCCTCCTTCAGGACAATCAAGACGATCAGTCGGCAAGCGAAACTGACGCACAGACAGAGAAACCGGCCATAATCACGCCCGACATGCTGACGCTGGTCAGCCTCACACAGGACGAGATCGATCTGATTGTCGGCAGCGTGCCGCAGGGCGCGGCCAATATCAAGGACATCTATCCGCTGGCCCCGTTGCAGCAGGGCATGCTGTTCCATCATTTGCTCGAAACCCAGGGCGATACGTATCTGACGCGTTCGGTCATCCTGTTTGACGACCGCCTTGGGCTGGATGATTTTTTGGACGCCTTGCAGACCGTGGTCGACCGCCACGATATCCTGCGCACATCCGTGCGCTGGGCCGGGCTGCCTAAACCCGTTCAGGTCGTGTATAACCAGGCGCCGCTGCCGGTTACGGAACTGACACTGACTGCGGATGCCGACATACAGCAGCAATTGCTCAGCCATACCGACCCGCGCCGCCTGCGGCTGGATTTGCAGCGCGCGCCGCTGCTTGCCGCCTATGTCGCCGCCGATCCGCATTCGGCTGCCTGGTGGCTGGTAATGCTGAACCATCGCATGACGTGCAACAACTGCACGCTGCAACTGATCATGGCAGAGGTTCGGTTATTGCTTCGGGGACAAGGGGATAGTCTGCCGGAACCGGCGCCCTACCGTAATTTTATTGCGCAGCTACAGACGACTTCGCTCGTCGGGCACGAAATCTTTTTCAGGCAGCAACTCGGCGATATCGATGAACCGACCGCGCCTTTCGGCCTGCTGGATACAAAAGCAGACTCAGGGCAAATCAGCGAGGCGGTTCTGGCTCTGAGCGACGATCTGGCCCGGCGCATCCGCGACAGCGCCCGCCAGCACGGGGTCAGCGCCGCGGCCCTGTTTCATGCGGCCTGGGCGCAGGTTCTGGCCCGGTGCAGCGGGCGCGATGATGTCGTTTTCGGCACAGTGCTGTCCGATCGGCTTCAAGGTTCGGCCGGCGCTGATCGGGGCATAGGCATGTTCATCAATACCTTGCCGGTACGCGTCCCGCTCGCTGGCGCCAGTGTCCGGCAACTGGTCAAATATACGCACCAGTGCTTGAATGAACTGCTGCTTCATAAACAAGCCCCGCTCTCGCTTGCGTTGCGCTGCAGCGCCTTGCCGCCGTCGGTGCCGTTGTTTACCGCATTGTTTAATTATCGTCGTCATGCCATTATCGCGGCTGCTCGGGATAAATCCGCCCTGCCCGGTTGGGATGGCATGCGCGTCATCAGCAGCGTGGAGCGCACCCATTATCCCTTTGCCGTTTCGGTAGACGATTGGGGGCAGGGTTTTACTGTGACCGCACAATGCGCGCACGGCATTGGCCCAGCCCGCATCAACGACTATTTTCACACTGCCATCGCAGGACTGGTCGAGGCATTGGCTCAGACTCCCTGGCGCTTGGCCGTGGATTTCGACATCCTGCCCGCAGCGGAGCGGCGGCAGCTCCTGGTCGATTTCAACGCGACGGCGGCGATTTATCCAAGACACAAGTGCCTGCATCAGTTATTCGAGGAACAGGTTGAAAAAACGCCCGATGCCGTTGCCGTCGCATTTGAAGAACAGGCCTTGAGCTATGCCGAACTTAACGTCCGCGCCAACCAGTTGGCCCATTATCTGCGTTCCAGGAACGTTGGCCCGGAGACGCCGATCGGACTCTGCGTTGCGCCCGGACCGGAGATGATGGTAGGGCTGCTGGGCATCCTGAAGGCCGGCGGGGCTTATGTGCTGATCGATTCTCAGTATCCCGAAGAGTGTGCCTATATGCTGGACGACGCATGCATCGCTTTGCTGCTCACCCAGGCGCGGCTGGCGGCAGCATTGCCCAATTACACGCAGGCTATCGTTTATCTGGATAGCGGTTGGCCGGCTGTTGCGCAGTACCCGGCCGATAACCCTTCACCATGCAATCATCCGCTCGATCTGGCCTATATCATTTACACCTCCGGCTCGACGGGCAAATCCAAAGGCGTCATGGTTTCTCACCGCAATGCCGTGCATTCGACGACTGCGCGGTTTGCAGCCTATCAGGAACCGGTCCGCGCTTATCTGCTGCTGTCCTTGTTCGACAGCGCCGTTGCAGGCATATTCTGGACCTTGGGGCAGGGCGGTTGCCTGTGTCTGCCGGGCGAATACAGCGGTAAAGACCCGGCAGCGTTAGCGGCGCTGATCGAGAGGCATAAGATCTCGCATTTGTTGGCCCTGCCATCTTTTTACGCCTTGCTGCTCAATCAGGCTCGGGCGCAGTTGCACTCTTTGAAAACGGCCATCGTGGCGGGCGAAATCTGTTCAACCGAAGTGGTCAGGCGACACTATGCAGTGCTGCCGCATGTGGCGCTATACAACGAATACGGACCGACCGAAGGCTCGGTGTGGAGCAGCGTCCACCTGGCCGATCCGGACGATCTGGATAGGCCTTTGCCGATCGGCAGGCCGATCAACAATGTGTGGCTTTATATTCTCGATAAAATCGGCCAGCCTGTGCCGCTGGGCGCGGCCGGCGAACTCCATATCGGCGGTGAGGGCGTGGTCAGGGGCTACCTGAACCACCCCGAACTGACCGCGGAAAAGTTCGTTCCCGATCCGTTCCGGAGCGACGGCGGCCGGTTGTATAAAACCGGCGATCTGGCGCGTTACCGGCCTGACGGCTGCATCGAGTTTTTAGGCCGCATCGATAATGAGGCGCAAATCCACGGCTTCAGGATTGAGCTGGGGGAAATCGAGGCAAAGCTTATAGCGCAGCCCGATGTCGATGAAGCCGTTGTTCTAGTGTGTGAAGACCAGCCCGGCAACAGGCGGCTGATTGCCTATGTGACCGCTCGCGGCAACGAGGCATTGACCGAGGATCTCCTGCGCAAGGCTATCGGAGAGAGCTTGCCTCACTATATGCAGCCCTCGGCCTATGTGTTTTTGGAGAGCTTGCCTTTGAACGCAAACGGCAAAATCGATCGAAAAGCGCTGCTTCCGCCTGAAAACTATATCACGGCTATGGATAAGCATGACGATAGCCTCAGCGATTCCATAGAACTGGCCTTGGCCGCTATCTGGATGGAGATTCTTGATACCAAGGTTGTAGGGGGTAATCAGAGTTTCTTTGAACTGGGCGGCCATTCAATGCTGGCAATTCAGGTCATATCGCGCATTCAGGAACAGTTCGGCATTAAGCTTGCCATAGACGACATTTTCCATAAAACGACAATAAGGGAACTGGCGGAGTTGATCGTGCAAATGCAGATCGAACAATTGACTGTCACTGATATATCAGCATTGCTGGGAGATATGCAGCAGCTTGTTTCGGAAAGCGACAATGAAGGATTTGACTGCGTTGATTATACAGGGCAGAGCGAACAATTGACCGAGGCTGATGCGTCGGCGCTATTGGCGGAAATAGAGCGGTTGACCCATGAAGAAGTGGGTCTTATGCTTAAGCTTTAG
- a CDS encoding DUF3592 domain-containing protein: MVKYYFIFISAIGGVGGLLFLMSRIKLLFSGAAIIGTVERKQKRTWINSDGGGCAYHLVIGYIGSDGEKISYTEGCSIPSLFYKVGDTITLLQDPNRPSRIMVRSKIVLFSAPLLILFLSVVVGYIGFK; the protein is encoded by the coding sequence ATGGTCAAATATTATTTTATTTTTATTTCAGCAATTGGAGGTGTCGGTGGTCTCTTGTTTCTAATGTCTCGCATCAAGTTGCTCTTTAGCGGTGCGGCTATTATTGGAACGGTGGAAAGAAAGCAAAAGCGGACCTGGATTAACTCAGATGGCGGTGGCTGTGCCTACCATTTGGTCATTGGGTACATTGGCAGTGATGGAGAAAAAATATCTTATACTGAGGGATGTTCAATACCCTCTCTCTTTTATAAGGTAGGTGACACTATTACATTACTGCAAGACCCAAATAGACCCAGCAGAATAATGGTGCGCAGCAAAATTGTGTTATTTTCAGCACCGCTTCTCATATTGTTTCTATCGGTGGTAGTTGGCTATATAGGCTTTAAGTAA